The following coding sequences are from one Mycobacterium bourgelatii window:
- a CDS encoding FKBP-type peptidyl-prolyl cis-trans isomerase, with the protein MTAKKPKIDFPGGEPPTDLVITDVVEGHGAKATSGSTVVVHYVGVAHSTGEEFDASYNRGEPLTFRLGVGQVIQGWDRGVQGMKVGGRRQLLIPAHLAYGDRGAGGVIRPGEALIFVVDLLQVR; encoded by the coding sequence ATGACTGCAAAGAAGCCCAAGATCGATTTCCCCGGCGGGGAGCCGCCCACCGACCTGGTCATCACCGACGTCGTCGAGGGCCACGGCGCGAAGGCCACCTCCGGTAGCACGGTCGTCGTCCACTACGTCGGAGTGGCCCACTCCACCGGCGAGGAGTTCGACGCTTCCTACAACCGCGGCGAACCGTTGACGTTCCGACTCGGCGTCGGGCAGGTCATCCAGGGCTGGGACCGGGGCGTGCAGGGCATGAAGGTCGGCGGTCGCCGACAGCTGCTCATACCCGCCCACCTCGCCTACGGTGACCGTGGCGCCGGTGGCGTCATCAGGCCCGGCGAGGCGCTGATCTTCGTGGTGGACCTGCTCCAAGTCAGGTAG